A genomic segment from Longimicrobiales bacterium encodes:
- a CDS encoding DedA family protein — protein MNLPPALIYVAIGAGAAVENIVPPVPADTFVLLGAFLAESGRADPVLVFLVTWVCNVATAVLVYRLAHRYGRGFFNTAAGHWLLRPKQLETIGVFYERWGTPAIFVSRFLPAFRALVPVFAGVTHVPLSRVLPPLAVASAVWYGCLVYIGAAASRNWEQIMRFFAQFSGALLAVAAVLIVLVAAWWVRSRREHA, from the coding sequence ATGAACCTGCCGCCGGCACTCATCTACGTCGCCATCGGCGCGGGTGCGGCGGTGGAGAACATCGTTCCTCCGGTGCCGGCCGACACGTTCGTCCTCCTGGGCGCGTTCCTCGCCGAATCGGGTCGCGCGGATCCGGTGCTCGTATTCCTGGTCACGTGGGTGTGCAACGTGGCGACTGCCGTCCTGGTCTATCGGCTGGCTCACCGCTATGGCCGCGGATTTTTCAACACGGCCGCCGGACACTGGCTGCTGCGGCCGAAACAGCTCGAGACCATCGGCGTTTTCTACGAGCGGTGGGGTACGCCGGCGATCTTCGTGAGTCGGTTCCTGCCCGCGTTCCGCGCGCTCGTCCCCGTCTTCGCGGGCGTGACGCATGTGCCGCTTTCCCGCGTGCTCCCACCGCTTGCCGTGGCGTCCGCGGTGTGGTACGGCTGCCTGGTCTACATCGGTGCGGCCGCCAGCCGGAACTGGGAGCAGATCATGCGATTCTTCGCCCAGTTCAGCGGCGCGCTGCTCGCCGTCGCCGCCGTTCTGATCGTGCTCGTGGCTGCCTGGTGGGTGCGGAGCCGTCGGGAGCACGCGTGA
- the ispF gene encoding 2-C-methyl-D-erythritol 2,4-cyclodiphosphate synthase, which translates to MRVGLGYDSHRFAEGRRLVLGGVDIEHDRGLAGHSDADAVAHAVTDALLGAAGLGDIGRHFPPTEEQWRDADSIGLLRQASQLAAERNFQVVNADVTVVCERPKIAPHAAAMCARLADALGIAPALVSVKGKTNEGMGWIGAGEGVAAMAVVLIDRVEG; encoded by the coding sequence ATGAGGGTCGGCCTCGGCTACGACTCGCACCGCTTCGCCGAAGGGCGCAGGCTGGTGCTGGGTGGCGTCGACATCGAACACGACCGTGGCCTGGCCGGCCACTCCGATGCGGACGCGGTGGCGCATGCCGTGACGGATGCACTGCTCGGCGCTGCCGGGCTGGGTGACATCGGCCGGCATTTCCCGCCAACGGAAGAGCAGTGGCGGGACGCTGACTCGATCGGGCTGCTCCGGCAGGCATCGCAGCTTGCGGCCGAGCGCAACTTCCAGGTCGTGAACGCCGATGTGACCGTCGTGTGCGAGCGGCCGAAGATCGCGCCGCATGCTGCCGCCATGTGCGCGCGGCTGGCCGACGCGCTCGGCATCGCGCCGGCGCTCGTGTCGGTCAAGGGAAAGACGAACGAGGGAATGGGCTGGATCGGTGCCGGCGAGGGGGTGGCGGCAATGGCCGTCGTCCTCATCGACCGCGTCGAAGGCTGA